Genomic window (Spirosoma sp. KCTC 42546):
TGCAATAAGTTATCAAAATCACCAGCCTCAATTTTAGTTAGGGTAGGCTGGGCGCCTAACCCTTTAGCGATTTCCAAAATCGTGTTGCTATGACCTACCACCAGCACCGTTTTGCTTGTACTAGCGCCAACCCGATTAACAATAGCCTCCGTAGGTTTCGCAGGATAATCGACCACCTGAATACCTAACCGCTGGGCCAATGGCTGAACCGTTTGTCGGGTACGCCGATAAGGAGTTGAGAAAATGGAATCAATGTGCTGTTTTGCCAACGTTTCGGCTAATGCGGTTGCCCGTGCATAACCCGCCGGACTAAGGTTCGTTGTATCCGTTTCGTTCACCTTTTCGCCATGACGAACAATATAAACAGTGGTTGTGGAGCAGGCGGTAGAGACAGCGATCAGGAAAGCAAACAGAGTAAAGAAGCGCATAATTTTATATACCTACGGGCTTTAGCCCGTAAGAAAAATAATTGTTGTTAGTTACCTAAACACGGGCTTAGCCCGTAAGTACAATGATACAAAAAAGCCCCCGGCTATTTGCCGGAGGCCCAATCGTTGTTCGTAAGCGGTCAATGCCTATAACTCCCGAATCCAGATGTTCCGGAAACCAACTGGGTTGCCGTGATCCTGCAGCAGAATTGGACCGGCGCCGTGTGGTTGTACTTTTGGATAACCAATGTATTCTGTTGTACCCCGAATGGCAGCGTGGTTCTGCACGATTATTCCGTTGAGCAACACCGTTACGTATGCATAGTCGGTCATCATACCCGCTTTGTTGAATTTAGGGGCCTGATAAATAACATCATACGTTTGCCACTCACCGGGTTTGCGGCTAGGGTTGGCCAATGGAATAGACTGCTTGTAAATCGATCCAACCATGCCATCTACGTACGTTGGATTGTTATAGTTATCCAGTACCTGTAGCTCATAGCGCCCCTGTAAAAAAACACCACTATTACCGCGGCCCTGGCTAGTACCTTCCACTTTTTCAGGCGTTTTAAACTCCAGGTGCAGTTGAAAATCGTTGAACTCTTTTTTCGAACGAGCCGAGAATCCTTTGGTCGAATACATCACACCATCCGTTACGGGCCATTTTAGCGGACCTTCGTTGGTTTTTTCCCAGTTAGCGGGCGAATAGCCTTTGATGGCTACCCATTCATCTGTGTTTTTACCATCGAACAGCACAATAGCATCAGAAGGCGGAGTTGTACCGGATGTATTGGCAGTTACAGTACCAGGGGTAATAACGGGTGGGACCGGCTCCCAAATTTCGGTCGACTGGGGAGTTTGTTTGCTGGGGTCAGTTTGGGCCACAGCCTGATTGGTGATGGCAAGACTCGCTAAACCAACATAGATAGCAAGCGATACATGTACGTTTTTCATAAAAAATTATGTAGAAATTTACGCGGGTTAATGCATTCTCGGGTAAAACGCCCAAATATAAGTCTAACTGTCAATCAGCAGTCTTTTATAGGGAAAAAATGTAACTTTCGCCCTTCAAACTCATGATAGCTTATATGGTAAATCTACCTATGTCAGCTCGCTTTAGCGGGCTGCTCGGCGTAAGCTTGGCAATTGGTATCGGACTGGCAATAGCCCAACCCGCTCCCATGCCTGGTGTTACGCTCCCTCTCAACGATTTAAGTGCCTTCTCAAACCCAACGCCCAACTGGCGTATTGTTGGCAGCGTCCGGGCTGATCTCAACAAAGAGAACACGCTGCTTACCGACAAAGGCACCGGTGTGCTGGCCAACATTCCCATGGCCCATCCCACGGCCGACCCTAAAAATCCCTATAAATACGATCTCTTTACAACGCTACAGCATGGGGATGTCGACCTGGAATTAGATTACATGATGGCCTCGAAGTCAAATTCAGGGGTATATCTGCAAGGGCGTTATGAAATCCAGTTACGCGATAGCTGGGAAATACGCACGCCCAATGTACACGACAATGGGGGCGTTTACGAGCGCTGGGACGAAAAACGGCCCGAAGGCCATAAAGGCTACGAAGGGCATGCGGCACGCCAGAACGCTAGTCGTGCACCCGGCTTATGGCAGCACATAAAAATCTCGTTTCAGGCTCCACGGTTTAACGCAAACGGCCAAAAGACCGAAAATGGCCGTGTGATTCGGGTTGAGTTGAACGGCGTCATTATTCAGGAAGATGTGGAACTGACAGGCCCGACCCGTGGCTCTGCCTTTGCCGATGAAAAAGCCCTTGGCCCACTCCGTATTCAGGGCGATCATGGCGCGGTAGCGATCCGAAACATCCGCTACGTCACCTACGACAAACCCCGGCCCGAATTAATGAACTTGAAATATGCCGTGTATAAAGGCAAGTTTCAGAAGGAGCCTGAATACGACAAAACGGCTCCTGAATCAGAAGGTACTTCTACGGTGTTGTCAGCATCGGTTAGTCGTATTCCGAATGAGTTTCTGATTCGCTATACCGGCACGTTGCGCGTTTCGGAACCCGGCGAATACCGCTTCAACCTCGGCGTTCCAGGCGGTGGCGGTATGATGAAAATCAATAACCAATCGGTCATTGCTCCCGGCGAATGGAACGCCAGTGGTAAAGCAACCTTGCCTAAAGGTGATCTGCCGTTTGAGCTGCTCTACGCCAAATTTGTTGATTGGGCGCAACCCGCACTAGGCCTTACAGTGGCAGGTCCTGGTATCCGCGAGTACGTCATTAGTGACGGTCCCGGTGGCACTGGCGAAGAAGTAGACCCAATTATGGTGGATGCACCAACGAACACAATCCTCCGCAGCTTTATGGATATGCCGGGCGAAAAAAACACCCAAGGGAGAACATTACGTGTAACCCATGCCATTTCGGTGGGCAGCCCTGAGCAAATTCATTATACCTACGATCTCGATAAGGGGGCTTTAGTGCAAGTCTGGCGTGGCGCATTTCTGGACGCTACACCCATGTGGCACGAGCGGGGCGATGGTTCGTCGCGCCCAATGGGGATGGTGCAGCGCCTGGGTGCTCCTGTCTTGTTTCTGAGCAAACTCGCTTCCCCACAAGCCAACTGGATTGCCGATACAACCGGCTCTTCATACCACCCGAAAGGCTACGTACTGGACGATAGCGATCGCCCAACCTTCCGTTACCAGAGTTATGGGGCATCAATCGAAGATAAAATTCGGGTATTGGGCGAGGGCAAAGGTATTCAGCGCGAAGTGACCGTAACCAATCCAGCCAGCGATCTTTACGCTCGTCTGATCAGCGGCACAAGCATCACGGCAATGGAAAATGGCATGTATCTGGTCGATGGCCAGGAATACATTCGGATCGACGATGTAGCTGGCGCGAAACCCACCATTCGGGACGCCAACGGACGGCAGGAACTGATCGTGCCAGTAAAGGGGAAGTTGACCTATTCGATACTATTTTAAATGGATAATGGCCAATGTATAATGAATAATGTCCACTGACATAAAACACATTATCCATTGCTCATTATCCATTATTCATTGATACATCATTATGAAAAAGATACTCACAACCCTCTTTACGATAGCCACCCTCACGGCGGTTATGGCGCAGGAATCGCCGAAGGAGGAAGATTTTTTCAAGATTCTGAAAGTAACCGCGCCCGAAGGCACCCTGCTCGAAGTGGGCGGTATGACCGTACTACCGAACGGCGATCTGGGTGTGGCTACGCGCCGGGGCGATGTCTGGATTGTGGAGAACCCCACCAGCCGGAAGCCTTTCTTCCGCAAATTCGCGTCGGGGTTACACGAGATTCTGGGACTAACCTACAAAGACGGCGCCCTCTACTGTGCCCAGCGTGGCGAATTGACCAAAATGATCGACTCCAATCAGGATGGCAAGGCCGATGTGTTCGAGACGGTGTATGCCTGGCCACTGTCAGGGCATTACCATGAGTATAGCTTCGGACCCAAGATCGCTCCCGATGGCAATTTCTTCGTAACGGGCAACGTAGCCTTTGGTGATGAAGAATGGTGGCGGGGTGAGAGCCGGGTTCCCTGGCGCGGTTGGACTATGAAAATCAGCGAAAATGGCACCATGCAGCCCTGGGCTACCGGTATGCGTTCTCCTTGTGGCTTGGGCATCTTCGATGGTGAACTTTTCTACGCCGACAACCAGGGCGACTGGATGGGTTCGGGTGGTGTTGTGCACGTAAAGAAAGGCGCTTTTGTGGGTCACCCCGCCGGATTGCGCTGGTCGGGTATGGCCAACTCACCCGTTAAACTGACAACGGAACAGTTTACGGCTAAAGTTGATGAACGGCGTCGCCGGGACGAAAATGGTCGTGCCATTAAACCCGAAAACGTAGTCAACGAAACGCCGAACCTGCTTTACGCCATGAAAGAGCAATTTCCCAACGCGGAGATACAAACGCCTGCCGTTTGGTTGCCTCACGGTATTCTGGGCATTTCCAACTCCGAAATTCTGGAAATTCCACAGGGTGCCTTCGGGCCATTTTCAGGCCAGTTGCTGGTTGGCGATCAGGGTATGAGTAAAATCTCTCGTGTGTTCATGGAAAAAGTGAATGGTGAATACCAGGGCGGGGCCATCGAATTCCGAAATGGGTTCCGATCGGGTGTGTTGCGGATGGCCTTCGCGAAAGATGGTTCACTGTTTGTTGGCGAAACCAACCGGGGCTGGGGTTCGGCCGGTGATGCGAATGAAGGACTGCAACGGCTGGCCTGGAACGGTGCCATCCCTTTTGAAATGCGCACGGTGAAAGCCATGCCCGACGGTTTCGAAGTCGAATTTACAAGCCCGGTTGACCGCAAGTCGGCCGAGGATTTGGCGTCGTACCGGGTGGAGAGCTTTTTGTACAAATACCATGCGGTTTACGGTAGCCCAACCATCAACAAAGAAGCGCTACCCCTCAAAGGGGTGAAGGTTTCGGCGGATGGCCTGAAAGCCCGGTTGATCGTTGGCGACCTACGCAAATACTACATCCACCAACTAACGCTGGATGGCGTTCGGGGTGCCACAGGATCATACTCACTCGTTCACCCGATTGCCTACTACACGCTCAATAACATTCCCGATGGCGAAAAATTAGCCATGAGTGAGGTAAGCACGAAGAATTCAGCAGCGGCTCCGGCACCAGCCTCGACAACGTCAGCAACTACAGAAACAAGCAAGAAAGCACCAGCCAAAGCAGGTGGTAAGCCTGTTACAGGTGGTAAGCCGAAACTGGTAGAAGGTCAGGCCGTAACGATGGCAAAAGCCCCGACCTATGAAGAAGTAAAAGGCTTGCTTAATCGCAACACGTGTTCGGCCTGCCATCAAGCCAACAAACGACAGGTGGGACCCGCTTTCTCGGAAGTAGCCAAGCGTAAGTATACTAACGACCAGATTGTGGACTTGATCTACAGCCCCAAGCCACACAATTGGCCCGACTATGCTACCGAAATGCCTCCTATGCCACAGGTTCCTAGAGCCGATGCGCTGAAGATTGCCGCCTGGATCAATTCGCTGGCACCAGCTAGTGGAAGTACGTCGAAAGGCGAGCCGAAGCCATAATTTCTGGCAGCTACATAGCAAACTTCTAAAACACAAATAAGGGCGCAAAGGCCCTTATTTGTGTTTTGCACTAAGTCCAAGATTATTTTTTCAAAAATCAATCCAATTTTAATCGTTCTTTAATACATTTGAAAAACGTTATACATGTTC
Coding sequences:
- a CDS encoding histidine phosphatase family protein, with translation MRFFTLFAFLIAVSTACSTTTVYIVRHGEKVNETDTTNLSPAGYARATALAETLAKQHIDSIFSTPYRRTRQTVQPLAQRLGIQVVDYPAKPTEAIVNRVGASTSKTVLVVGHSNTILEIAKGLGAQPTLTKIEAGDFDNLLQVKIRRGLFRKSVTISQTTYGQITPP
- a CDS encoding DUF1080 domain-containing protein; the protein is MKNVHVSLAIYVGLASLAITNQAVAQTDPSKQTPQSTEIWEPVPPVITPGTVTANTSGTTPPSDAIVLFDGKNTDEWVAIKGYSPANWEKTNEGPLKWPVTDGVMYSTKGFSARSKKEFNDFQLHLEFKTPEKVEGTSQGRGNSGVFLQGRYELQVLDNYNNPTYVDGMVGSIYKQSIPLANPSRKPGEWQTYDVIYQAPKFNKAGMMTDYAYVTVLLNGIIVQNHAAIRGTTEYIGYPKVQPHGAGPILLQDHGNPVGFRNIWIREL
- a CDS encoding family 16 glycoside hydrolase; this translates as MVNLPMSARFSGLLGVSLAIGIGLAIAQPAPMPGVTLPLNDLSAFSNPTPNWRIVGSVRADLNKENTLLTDKGTGVLANIPMAHPTADPKNPYKYDLFTTLQHGDVDLELDYMMASKSNSGVYLQGRYEIQLRDSWEIRTPNVHDNGGVYERWDEKRPEGHKGYEGHAARQNASRAPGLWQHIKISFQAPRFNANGQKTENGRVIRVELNGVIIQEDVELTGPTRGSAFADEKALGPLRIQGDHGAVAIRNIRYVTYDKPRPELMNLKYAVYKGKFQKEPEYDKTAPESEGTSTVLSASVSRIPNEFLIRYTGTLRVSEPGEYRFNLGVPGGGGMMKINNQSVIAPGEWNASGKATLPKGDLPFELLYAKFVDWAQPALGLTVAGPGIREYVISDGPGGTGEEVDPIMVDAPTNTILRSFMDMPGEKNTQGRTLRVTHAISVGSPEQIHYTYDLDKGALVQVWRGAFLDATPMWHERGDGSSRPMGMVQRLGAPVLFLSKLASPQANWIADTTGSSYHPKGYVLDDSDRPTFRYQSYGASIEDKIRVLGEGKGIQREVTVTNPASDLYARLISGTSITAMENGMYLVDGQEYIRIDDVAGAKPTIRDANGRQELIVPVKGKLTYSILF
- a CDS encoding c-type cytochrome → MKKILTTLFTIATLTAVMAQESPKEEDFFKILKVTAPEGTLLEVGGMTVLPNGDLGVATRRGDVWIVENPTSRKPFFRKFASGLHEILGLTYKDGALYCAQRGELTKMIDSNQDGKADVFETVYAWPLSGHYHEYSFGPKIAPDGNFFVTGNVAFGDEEWWRGESRVPWRGWTMKISENGTMQPWATGMRSPCGLGIFDGELFYADNQGDWMGSGGVVHVKKGAFVGHPAGLRWSGMANSPVKLTTEQFTAKVDERRRRDENGRAIKPENVVNETPNLLYAMKEQFPNAEIQTPAVWLPHGILGISNSEILEIPQGAFGPFSGQLLVGDQGMSKISRVFMEKVNGEYQGGAIEFRNGFRSGVLRMAFAKDGSLFVGETNRGWGSAGDANEGLQRLAWNGAIPFEMRTVKAMPDGFEVEFTSPVDRKSAEDLASYRVESFLYKYHAVYGSPTINKEALPLKGVKVSADGLKARLIVGDLRKYYIHQLTLDGVRGATGSYSLVHPIAYYTLNNIPDGEKLAMSEVSTKNSAAAPAPASTTSATTETSKKAPAKAGGKPVTGGKPKLVEGQAVTMAKAPTYEEVKGLLNRNTCSACHQANKRQVGPAFSEVAKRKYTNDQIVDLIYSPKPHNWPDYATEMPPMPQVPRADALKIAAWINSLAPASGSTSKGEPKP